The Synechococcus sp. WH 8101 sequence TCTGCAGCGAGGGGACGTGGGCCCTGAAACGACTGGGCGATAACGGTGAGGTGGGCTCCATTGCGCAACCGTTCGACGACCTGGCCGGCCTGCAGGCGCATGAGGGGCGGGCCGTGGCGATTGCCAGCAACAGCCGCACGGGGCAAGGATTGCTGGAACTTGATCTGGCCAGCGGCCAGTGGCGTCACCTGCCGGCGATGGAGGCGGTGCTGCCCGCCGAGACGATCAGCGTGGCCAAGCCGCTGTGGTTCAACGGCGCCGGTGGTGATCGCACCCATGCCTGGTACTACCCACCCAGCACGAGTACCGATGGCGCGGCTCCCCTGCTCGTGAAGAGCCACAGCGGCCCCACCGCCATGGCCCGCCGCGGCCTCAGCCTGGGCATCCAGTTCTGGACGTCTCGCGGCTGGGGGGTGGTGGATGTGAACTACGGCGGCTCCACTGGATTTGGACGCGCCTACCGGGAGCGGCTGAAGGGAGGCTGGGGCGTGGTGGATGTGGAAGACTGCGCCGCCGCCGCTCGAGCCCTGATCGCCTCCGGTGCGGCCCATCCCGATCAGATCGCGATCGAAGGCGGCAGTGCCGGTGGTTTCACCACCCTGGCCTGTCTCTGCTTCACCGAGGTGTTCGGCGTGGGGGCCTGCCGTTATGCCGTGAGCGACCTCGGTGCCATGGCCAGCGACACGCATCGCTTCGAAGCGCGCTATCTCGATGGTCTGGTGGGTGCCTGGCCACAGGAGCGGAGCCGTTATGACGCCCGCTCACCCCTGCAACACGCCGAACAGATCCGCTGCCCGGTGATCTTCTTCCAGGGCCTGAAGGATCGGGTGGTGCCACCGGAGCAGACGGAGCGCATGGCAGCGGCTCTGCGAGCCAATGGGGTGCCGGTGGAGGTGCGCACCTTCGCGGCGGAGGGGCATGGCTTCCGCGACAGCCAGGTGCAGATCGACGTGCTGGACGCAACGGAACGGTTCTTCCGCACCCATCTCAAGCTTCCGGATCCGTCTGGCCATAGTGCAAACCGCGAAACTGAGCCTGCACCGCCGCCATCTGGGCAGCCGTGAGCTGGAGAGGTTCGCCCAGCTGCAACGCCTGGAGATACATCCGCGCCAGGGTCTCCACCTCGATGGCGACCCGCAGCGCCTGATCGAGATCCGATCCCAGGCTCACCAGGCCATGACGGGCCAGCAGACAGGCCTGACGATCGCGCAGGGCCTCCACCGCATGGCTGGACAGCTCCGCCGTGCCGAAGGTGGCATAGGGGGCACAGCGGACGTCATCACCCCCCGCCACAGCCACCATGTAATGAAAAGGAGGAATCGGCCGGTCATGACAGGCCAGGGCGGTGGCGTGCACGGGATGGCAATGGAGCACGGCCATCGCCTCCGAACGGGAGGCCAGCACATCCGCATGCAGCCGCCACTCCGAGGACGGGCGCCGTTGCGGCTGGCCGGGCTGCAGCGGCTGGCCCGACAGATCCAGGGCCACCAGATCGCCGGGCTCCATCTGCTCATAGGGCAGGGAACTGGGGGTGATCAGCATCCCGCCGGGAAGGCGCGCTGAAAGATTGCCGGAGGTGCCCTGGTTGATGCCACTGGCCTGCATGCGGCGCGCCACGGTCACCAGCTGCTCGCGAAGCTCCTGTTCGCTCATGGAGGTCAGCATCAGGCGTAGAGATTGCGTAGACCGTCTTCACTGGCGGGAGCCACGCCCCGTTCGGTGATCAGCGCCGTCACCAGCCGGGCCGGGGTCACATCAAAGGCGGGGTTGAAGCCTTCGCTGCCATCGGGGCTGAGTTGCACGGTGGCCAGCTCACCGGCTGCCGGCTCGCCATCCACACGCCCCTGGATGTGGGTCACCTCCCGGGCACTGCGCGCTTCGATCGGGATCTCCGCCACACCATCGTCGATCGTCCAGTCGATCGTGGAGGCGGGCAGGGCCACATAGAAGGGCACGTCGTTGTCGTGGGCGGCGAGGGCCTTGAGATAGGTGCCGATCTTGTTGCACACATCACCGCGGCGGGTGGTGCGATCGGTGCCCACGATCACCGCATCCACCTGGCCGTGCTGCATCAGGTGGCCGCCGGCGTTATCCACAATCACAGTGTGGGGCACGCCCTCACGGCCCAGCTCATAGGCCGTGAGCGAAGCGCCCTGGTTGCGGGGGCGTGTTTCATCCACCCACACATGAATGTTGAGGCCGGCGCGGTGGGCCTTGTAGATCGGCGCCAGGGCCGTGCCCCAATCCACGGTGGCCAGCCAACCGGCGTTGCAGTGGGTCAACACATTGAAGGGCTGACCCTGGCGCTCAGCGGGCCGCGCCGCTGCCAGCTGCTGGACAATCGCCAGGCCGTGCTCGCCAATGGCCTCGCACATGGCCACGTCTTCATCGGCGATAGCCGCCGCTTCCGCCTTGGCCGCCTCGGCCCGCTCAGCTGGGGGGAGCGGCGCCACACGATCGCGCACCCGCTCCAGGGCCCAGCGCAGATTCACCGCCGTGGGCCGGGTGGCATTGAGCTGCTCAAACGCCGCCGCCAGTGCGGCATCGCTCGGGTCCACTTGCAGGGCCAGCATCAGCCCATAGGCGCCGGTCACGCCGATCAGAGGCGCGCCCCGCACCACCATCGTGCGAATCGCCTCAGCCGCCTCGTCGCAACTGCGCAGCGTGCGCGTGGTGAACTGATGCGGCAGCTGGATCTGATCGATCACCCCGATCGAGCAGCCATCAGGCTCCAACCAGATCGTGCGCCAAGGCTTGCCGTCGATCTTCATGGGATGCGTTGCCGGGGCCAATGCTCCATGCTGCCCGTCGACCGCACCAGTCGCCCGTCAGCCCCATGCCCCTGCGCCGCCGCCAGCTGCTCCAGCTCGCCGCCGCCGGCGCAGGCAGCGGTGCCTGGTGGCTGCTCGGGCAACAGCAGCAGCCGGCCACGGCGGCCCCCAGCAGCACCCCTGATCTGCGCCTCGGCCTGATCAGCGACCTCAACAGCAGCTACGGCTCCACCACCTACATCCCGCAGGTGAGCCAGGGCCTCCAGCAGCTGCTGGCACTGCAACCCGCCCTCGTGGTGTGCGCCGGCGACATGGTGGCCGGCCAGAAACGGGGCCTCAGCGCCGGCCAGCTGGATGGGATGTGGGAGAGCTTCGCTCGCACGGTGCTGGCACCTGTGCGCCAGGCCGGCCTGCCCTTCCTGCCGGCCGTCGGCAACCACGACGGCTCACCCGGTTTTGCAGCCGATCGGGCTGCCGTGCGCCGCTTCTGGACGCCGCGCCGCCAGGCCCTCGGCCTGCGCTTCGTGGATGCGGGCGATTTCCCCTTCCACTACAGCGCCCTGCAGAACGATGTGTTCTGGCTGGTGTGGGATGCCAGCTCCGGCCGTATCCCCTCCGGCCAGCTCAGCTGGGCCCGCCAGCAACTGGCCAGCCCTGAAGCGCGCCAGGCACGGCTGCGGCTGGTGGTGGGGCACCTGCCCCTCGTTGGCGTAAGCCAGGGGCGTGACCGTGCCGGCGAAACACTGGATCAGGCAGCCGCCGTGCAGAACCTGCTGGAGCAGGGCCGCGTGCAGGCCTACATCAGCGGCCACCAGCACGCCTGGTTCCCCGCCCGCCGCGGCCAGCTGGACCTGATCCATCTGGGGGCGATGGGCAGCGGCCCCAGACGGCTTCTCCAGGGAGGCATTCCGCCTCAGCAGACTTACACCACCCTCGACATCAACTGGCCAGAGAACTCCCTGGCGGAGACCACCTATGCGGTGGCCAGCGGCCAACCCGTGGCCTGGAGCCGCCTACCCGCCACCTTGATGGACCGCACCGGCGGCCTCAACCGCAACGCTCAGGCGCGATCAATCCGCCGGTAGCCGAACCAATCCGGCACCTGGGGCTGGCTCAACCCCTCGGGATGGGGATCGAGTTGCAGATGCCAGCGCTCACCACCGAGCAACTCCAGCTGCTCGATCGCCAGGCAGTCGTCCACGGCGCAGAGATCATCCTTGTGCTGCTGCAACGCGCCTGAGAGCCACTGCCGCTTCGCCGCCGCCTTGGCCGCCTGAGGCGAGCGCGCCACCACCAGCCCGAAGTGGTGCAACTCCGCCAGGGAATCAGGGCGGTAGGCGCCCAGGTTCACAAACCAGAGCCGCTCGGGCCGGGGCGCGGCCGGCTCGCGCACGAGGCGCACCGCCCAACCATCGATCGCCCGCACCGCCATGTAGCTGTCGAGGTGCAGGCCCTCACGCCTCCCGAACCACTGCCGCCGCAGCTCGGGGAGGGTGTCATCGATCGAGGCCCCCGCCACAAAGCGCACATCGTGCAGCTCGATGTGACTGGTGGCGGTGTGGCCCCCCAGCACTACCAGAAACAACTGCGTGTGGTCAGCCAAGAGCTCCATGGTCAACATTCCAGCAGCTGTGAGATGGCTGGCGCGATGGGCGGTGCATTGGATGTGGTGGTGGTGGGTGCCGGACTCTCCGGGTTGATCGCCGCTCGCCGCTTGATCGAACAAGGGCAGCGGGTGCGCGTGCTGGAGGCGCGGCCACGGGTGGGGGGCCGCATGGTGAGCCAGACCCTCAGCGACGGCAGCGTGGTGGATCTGGGAGGCCAGTGGGGAGGCCACACGCACCACCGCTTCGCGGCGCTACTGCAGGAACTCGGGCTGAATCGCTACCCGAGTTACTACGCGGGCGACGGCATCTTCTGTTGGCAAAGCAAGCGCATCAAGGCCCCACTGGCGGAGCGTTTTGAGGACAGCCTGGTGTTCTTTGAGCCTGGGGCCCTCGACCTGGATGCGAAGGAGCTGGAGGCAACCCGCGCACTGCAGCAAGCCTTCACCGCCCTCGTCGCCCAGATCAACCCACGCCAGCCCTGGCTCACCCCCGATGCCGAACGGCTGGATCGGCTCACCGTGAGCGCCTGGGCTGCCGAGCAGACCAACCTGCCCCTGGCCCATCTGCCCCTCGACTGGCTCTGCCGCGTGGGGGGGTCGGGCGGCTTTGAACCCTGGGAAGCCTCGATCCTGCACCTCGCTTGGACCCAGGCGGTGGCACCGCAGACCGAGACACCGGAAGCCTGGCTGGTGCAGGGAGGGGCAGGAGCGGTGAGCCTGCAGCTTGCTGCGGACCTTCGGGTCCGCAGCCCGGAGGCCCTCGTGCTGGAAGCCCCGGTGCTGGCCATTCAGCAAAACGAGGCCATGGCAACCGTGCTAGCCGAGGGGCTCGAACCGCTGCAGGCCCGTGCGGTGATCGTGGCGGTGCCACCACCGCAGCGGCAAGCGATCCGCTTTGAACCGCCCTTGCCCCCGGCACATCAAGCCCTGCTGCAACGCACGGCCATGGGCGGCATGACCAAGATCCTCACGCGCTACAGCAAGCCCTTCTGGCGCGAGCAGGGACTGAACGGTCTGGGGACCGGTGAACAGCCTTGGCTGGATCTCACCGCCGACAGTGGCCCCCCTGACGCACAACCGGCCGTGCTGGCCAGCTTTGTGGCGGGCGAGCGGGCCATCACCATGGCCGCACTGCCGGAGGCGGAACGGCGAGCGCTGATCCTCAAGGATCTGGTGAGTTATTGGGGCCCCGACGCCGCCAGCCCCCTCGATCTGGTGGAACACGCCTGGAATGGCGAAGCCTGGACCGGCGGTGCCTTCACCAGCTTTCCAGCACCAGGCAGCTGGACCAGCCATGCCCGCCTGGCTGCTGGCACCGAGGGTGGCCCGGCTCCCGCCAGCCATGGGCGGGTGTGCTGGGCGGGAACGGAGGTCTCCCCGCGCTGGCCTGGCTATTTCGAAGGCGCCATCGAGGCCGGGGAGCTGGCCGCATCAACCGTTGCCCGACACCTGAGTCCATGAAGGATCTGCTCTACATCCATGCAACGAGTCGCTGCGAACATGAGCGTCTGATAGATCAAGCAGAACTGCACGGGATCGACATCAGCCCCGACCAAATCGAGGCCGCGCGGCACACCTCATCAGGATGAGCAGCATGGATCTCTTCTCGCAGCAATGGGCCTCCTATCGGGCCGTGGTGGAACACGACCTGATGGGGCATCGAGCGGTAGCGGCCACCACCGCCGCCACCTTGGAACTTTGGTTCGCCGCGCGTCCAGAAGGGGCCCGAGCGCCACGGATGGTCGACCTGGGCTGCGGCGATCTAGCCCTGCTGGCACCCCTGCTGCATCGCTTGCCTTTGAGCTCCTACACGGGCCTGGATCTCACAGCGGAGGTGCTGCCCTTGGCACAACAGGCCCTGGGTGAGGTCTCCTACCCCTGCCGCTGGGTGGAAGGAGATCTGCTCGGTTGGGCGAACGATTCAGCAAGCGATGACGAGGAACCGGTCGACATCCTTCACTCCGCCTTCGCCATCCACCACCTCAGCGACCAGGAGAAAGAGACGCTGCTCCAGCGCTTGCGCACCCGGATCGCACCTGGAGGGCTGTTCCTCTGGGTGGATGTGTTCCGCGAACCCGGCGAAAGCCGCAATGCCTACGTACAGCGCTACCTGCACCGCATCGCCAGCAGCTGGCCCCAGCTCTCAGCCCAGCAACAAGAGCACGTCTGCCACCACCTCGCCACCTACGACAACCCTGCGGATCGCGGCACGATTGAAGCGAAAGCCATCGCTGCGGGATGGCAGTGGCGCTGGGCCTGGAACAGCACGCACCAGGCCGAAGCGATGGCCGTGCTGACGCCGGCCTGAACCTCAGCTGTGCTCCCGCAGAAAACGGATCGTGCTCTGCAGCTCCTCGGCGAAGCGATCGATCTCCGCAAACGTGGTGGTGAAGCTGAGACTGGCCCGGGCCGATGCTGTGACGCCGTAGAGGCGATGCAGGGGCTGGCAGCAGTGGTGGCCACTGCGAATGCAAATGCCACTGCAATCGAGCAGGGCGGCGATGTCGTTGGCATGCACCCCATCCACTAAGAAAGTGGCGAGAGCGCCACGACCGGGCTGCTGCTCCGGGGTCGGGCCGAGAATTCGCACCCCGTCGATCGCCTCGAGCCGGCGAAACAGATGGCGGGTGAGCTGGGCTTCCCAGGCCTGAATCGTCTCCAGCCCCAGGCTCTGCAGGTAGGTGATCGCCGCCCCCATGCCGATTGCCTCACCAATCGCCGGCGTACCGGCTTCAAATTTGTGAGGGAGCTCCGCCCAAGTGCTGTGGTCCAGAAACACATCCTGGATCATCTCGCCACCACCCAGGAAGGGAGGCATCGCCTCCAGCAGGGCTTCCGGGGCCCAGAGAAAGCCCATGCCGGTGGGGCCGCAGAGCTTATGGGACGACCCCACAAGAAAATCAACACCGAGAGCGCCCACATCCAGCGGCTGATGCGCCAGGCTCTGACAGGCGTCGAGGAGCACTTTCGCGCCCAGTTGCCGGGCCAGGGCCACCACCTCCGGAACGGGATTGCAGCAGCCGAGGGTGTTGCTGATGTGCACCAATGCAACCAGCCGGGTGCGCTCGTTGAGCTTGGCGCGCAGATCCTCCAGATCCAGGCTGCCGGATTCAGTGAGACCCACATGGCGCAGCACACAACCGGTGCGCTGCGCCAGCAACTGCCAGGGCACCAGGTTGCTGTGGTGCTCCATCACGGTGAGGAGCACTTCATCGTCCTCGCCGAGATTGGTGTCTCCCCAAGTGCGCGCCACAAGGTTGATCGCCTCACTGGCATTGCGCGTAAAGACGATCTCGCGGGAGCTGGCGGCGGCAATGAAACGCGCAGTCGTCGTTCGCGCCGCCTCAAACGATTCGGTCGCCCGGGCGCTGAGCTGATGGGCGCCGCGGTGGACATTGGCGTTATCAGCGCTGTAGTAGTGCTGCAAGGCCTCGAGCACCACCCGGGGTTTCTGGCTGGTGGCGGCGTGATCGAGATAGATCAGGGGCGTCCCATCAGGGGTGGCCTGGGCCAGGATCGGGAAATCGGGGCGCGTGCGCTCGGCCAGATCGATCGCCGGTGTCACCCGCTGCGCCGAGGCGTCAACGCCAGAACGATCGGCGCTGGCAATCATGACGTCACCTCCGCCAGCAGACCATCCATCACCTGCCAGACGGAGGCCGCGGCCGGCAGATGATCCACCACCTCCTGGCAGTAACCGCGCAAGAGCAGGGCGGCCGCATCTGCCGCCGCGATCCCTCGGCTCTGCAGATAGAAAAGCTCATCGTCTTGCAACTGCGACACAGTGGCGCCATGGGCGCATCGCACGTCGTCGGCAACGATCTCGAGCTCGGGCTTGGTGTCGATCCGGGCTCGATCCGACACCAGCAGATTGCGACTGAGCTGGGCCGCATCGGTGCGCTGAGCCTCGCGAGGCACCTGAATCGCCCCATTGAAGATGGCGTGGGAGCGACCACCGACCAAGCACTTGTGCAACTGATCGAGGCCGCCATCCGGCCCGTTGAAACGCACGGCCGAATGGGTGGCCAGCTGCTGATCCTCACTGGTGACCGCCAGCCCGCGCAGGGTGGTGCTCGCGGCTCCATCCACCTGCACCACACGGGGTTCCTGCCTGGCGAACGACCAGCCCTTGACCACGGAGGTGAAGGCATAGGAGCTGCGCGGCTCCTGCTCAACAGCGCAGTGGGCGAGCAGGGAGGGGCTGCCATCGGCACAGGCGATCAGGCCGTGCCGCAACGTCGCTTCCTGACCGAGATGCACTTCGAGCAAATGGCTGTGGGCCGTGGCTCCTGCCCCGGGGCAAACCTGCAACAGTTCCAGTTCGGCTTTCTCTTCCAGCAACAGCAACACCCGAGTCGCGGTGAGACCATCGCCTCCGGCCATCACCAGCTCCAGGGGCGGCACGGCTCCACGAATGCCCAGGGCGAGCACCTGGCCGGCCGAAGCGTGATTGAACTCCACCGGCCAGTCAGCAGCGCAGGCACAGCGATCGAGCGTGTGGCCAAGGGCCTGCTCCAGTTCAGCCGGTTGGAGAACCCGGACGCCCTCCGGCAGGGACACCCCCTCCAGGGGATCGCCCACGCCATCGAGCACCAGCCGCAACACCGCCGGGGCAGGAGCAGGCCACGCCGTTGGGGCGGGGGAGGCACTGAGGGGCAGGCGGGTCAACGCCTCCAATCGCTTCAGGTCGGTGAGTCGCCAGGCCTCCTCACGTCTAGTGGGGAGCCCCATGCGTGCGAGGGCCTCCCTGCCCCGCTGCTGCACCGGCGCGAGCACTGTGCGCGACATCGTCAGGCCACCCCCTGTGCGGCCAATTCCCGGTCGACCCAGTCGTAACCGGTCTGCTCCAACTCCAGGGCCAGCTCCCGACCACCGGTGCGGAGGATCCGACCAGCCGCCATCACATGGACGTAATCAGGGGTGATTTCATCCAGCAAACGCTGGTAGTGGGTGATCAACAGCGTGGCGTTATCCGGACCGGCCAGCTGATTGACACCAGCCGCCACGATGCGGAGCGCATCGATGTCCAGGCCGGAATCCGTTTCATCGAGAATGGCCACCACCGGCTCCAATAAAGCCATCTGAAGGATTTCATTGCGCTTCTTCTCACCGCCGGAGAAGCCTTCATTGACGCTGCGCTCCAGAAAGGCGGGATCCATCTGCACCACCTGGAGCTTTTCGCGCACATGGTCTTCAAACTCGAAGGTGTCGAGCTCGTCCAGCTCCCGGGATTGACGCCGGGCGTTGGTGGCCACCCGCAGAAATTCCAGGTTGCTCACACCGGGAATCTCCACTGGGTATTGGAAGCCGAGAAACACGCCCAATCGGGCGCGTTCTTCCGGCTCCAGCTCAAACAGATCGCGGCCGCGGTAGCGCACCGATCCAGCGGTGACCCGATAGGCGGGATGACCTGCCAACACCTTGGACAGGGTGCTCTTGCCGCTGCCATTGCGACCCATCACGGCATGGATCTCACCGGCACGCACCTGCAGGTTGACGCCCTTAAGGATCGGCTGATCCTCCACGCAGGCGTGAAGATCGGAGATCTCGAGAAGCAGCTCGGCGTCGGGGCGGATCACGTCGGGGAAGCGGAAGGATTGAGAAACTGATGGGGAAGCAACAGAGAACAGGTGGTTTCAGGCCGAGCCTCAACCCACCGAACCCTCGAGCTTGAGAGCGAGCAGTTTGTCGGCCTCAGCGGCGAATTCCATCGGCAGCTGATTGAACACATCGCGGCAGAAGCCACTCACCATCATCGACACGGCTTCTTCAAAGCCAATGCCGCGACTCTGCAGATAAAACAGCTGGTCTTCTGAAATTCTGCAGGTGCTGGCCTCGTGCTCAATCGCCGCCTGGGGCTGCTGCGAACGAATGTAGGGATAGGTGTTGGCTGCCGCCTGGTCGCCGATCAACATCGAATCGCACTGACTGTAATTGCGAGCCCCCTTAGCCGAAGGGGCCATCTGCACCAGACCGCGATAGCTGTTGCTGGAACGACCAGCACTGATGCCTTTGCTCACGATTGTGGAGCGCGTGCGTGGCCCCACATGCACCATCTTGGTGCCGGTATCCGCTTGCTGGCAGTTATTGGTGAGCGCCACGGAGTAAAACTCACCAACGGAGTCGGCACCCTGCAGCACACAACTGGGGTATTTCCAGGTAATGGCTGATCCGGTTTCCACCTGGGTCCAACTGATGCGACTGCGTGCACCTCGACATTGTCCACGCTTGGTCACGAAGTTGTAGATACCACCCACCCCGTTCTCATCCCCGGCATACCAGTTTTGAACAGTTGAATATTTGATGGAGGCGTCATCGAGGGCGACAAGCTCCACCACAGCCGCATGCAGTTGGTTGGTGTCGAACATCGGCGCGGTGCAACCCTCGAGGTAACTCACCGATGCACCTTCTTCAGCCACGATCAGGGTGCGCTCGAACTGACCGGTATCGCCGGAATTGATCCGAAAATAGGTGGAGAGTTCCATGGGGCACTCCACGCCCTTCGGGATGAACACAAAGGATCCGTCACTGAAGACAGCGGAATTGAGCGCCGCAAAATAGTTGTCGTTACTGGACACCACAGTGCCCAGATAACGCGCAATCAACTCCGGATGCTCCTTCACGGCTTCGGCAAAGGAACAGAACACAACACCGTGCTCCGCAAGTTTCTCTTTGTAAGTAGTGGCGATCGACACACTGTCGAACACGGCATCCACGGCCACATTACTGAGGCGCTTTTGCTCATTGAGAGGAATGCCGAGCTTCTCGAAGGTTTCAAGAAGCTTTGGATCCACTTCATCGAGGCTGGCCTTCTTCTCCTGAGGCTGCTTCGGAGCCGCGTAATAGACGATGTCTTGATAGTCGATCGCCGGATATCCCAGTGCCGCCCAGTCGGGCTCTTCCAGGGTCAGCCAGTGGCGATAGGCCTTGAGCCGGAAATCGAGCAAAAACTCCGGCTCGCCTTTCTTGGCCGAGATGAGGCGCACCACATCTTCACTAAGGCCCTTAGCGATCTTGTCAGTGGCAATATCAGTGACAAAACCGTATTTATACGGCTGACTGACGAGATCGCGAGTGGAGACACTGGTCATGGTGATTATCCCGCGGAAGCGTGGATCTCCTCGGTGCTGATGGTCTGGGCATCACCGCGGAAAGGATTGTCTTCGGTGAGGAAGAGCATGCAGTGGCACTCTTTGCGTTCCCGCATCGGCACACAGGGGCAGTTCCAGAAGGCCTGCGACACCTCCGCCTCCTTGTCTTCGTAGTGACGACAAGGGCAAAGGGCACCACCAAGTTCGTCCTTGTGCCGGGCAAGCCCCTTGAGCACCACAGCGGTCACACCGGGGTCGCTGCAGAAGTAGGTGCCAGTGCGCTGGGCGTAGGTTTCGGCGAATTTCCGGATCACCTCAAGGCTTTCGGCCGTGGGCTCCGGGTTTCCAGCGGACGGGTCGGTCATGAGGCTCGAACGGGAATGCGGATGGCAGGGGCAGAACCAAAACGGTGGAGACGACCTACCAGCCAACAAATACGAAACATTCGTGTTTCGTTTCTGGAGCCTAGGGCAAAGGTCCGTCCACCGACGGCTCGGGCCATTCTCACCTGCTGCCGCCAAGGGATCGGATGTCGTCTGCGCACTGACGGACACGAAGCCCGTTTCTAGGTTTCGGCGTGAACGTCCAAGACTGCCCCCATGGCTATCGCTAACCGGTCCGCTGCGGAGTGGCTCGGCCCCGAGGCCGAGCTGATCCTGCAGGCTCCCGCCAAGGTCGACCAGAAGCGCCTCCATCTTCCCGGACCCGAGGTCGTCGATCGCTTCGCCCTCTCCGATCGCAGCCCCCAGGTGCTGCGCAGCCTGCAGCAGCTCTATGGCAGTGGCCGCCTGGCCAACACCGGCTACCTCTCGATCCTGCCGGTGGATCAGGGCATCGAGCATTCCGCCGCCCACTCCTTCGCTCCGAATCCCGACTACTTCGACAGCGAAGCGATTGTGGAGCTGGCCGTGGAGGCAGGCTGCAACGCCGTCTGTTCCACGCTGGGGGTGCTGGGTTCGGTGGCGCGGCGCTGGGCCCATCGCATTCCCTTCATGGTGAAGCTGAACCACAACCAGCTGCTCACGGCTCCGAACGTTCACGAGCAGATCCTGTTCGCCTCCGTCGACCAGGCCTGGGACATGGGCGCCGTGGCCGTGGGTGCCACCATCTATTTCGGCAGCGACGACTGCAACCGGGAGCTGCAGCAGATCGCCGCCCTGTTCGAGCATGCCCACGACCGGGGCCTGGCCACGGTGCTCTGGTGTTACCTGCGCAATCCGATCTTCAAACAGCCTGAGGCGGACTACCACCTCTCGGCTGACCTCACCGGCCAGGCGGTGCATCTGGGCGTCACCATCGGCGCCGACATCATCAAACAGAAACTGCCCGCCAATAACGGCGGCTACCCGGCCGTCGCCAAGGCCCTGGGCCAGTCGTTCGGCATGACCGACGATCGGATCTACAGCGAGCTCTGCAGCGACAACCCGGTGGATCTCTGCCGCTACCAAGTGCTCAATTGTTATGCCGGCCGGATCGGGCTGATCAACAGTGGCGGCGCTTCCGGCAGCGATGACCTGCATGAAGCGATCCGCACCGCCGTGATCAACAAGCGCGCCGGCGGCAGCGGTCTGATCATGGGCCGCAAGGCCTTCCAGAAACCGCGTGGCGAAGGTGTCAGCCTGATCCAGGCGGTGCAGGACGTGTATCTGAGCCCCGAGGTCACCATC is a genomic window containing:
- the sufC gene encoding Fe-S cluster assembly ATPase SufC, with amino-acid sequence MIRPDAELLLEISDLHACVEDQPILKGVNLQVRAGEIHAVMGRNGSGKSTLSKVLAGHPAYRVTAGSVRYRGRDLFELEPEERARLGVFLGFQYPVEIPGVSNLEFLRVATNARRQSRELDELDTFEFEDHVREKLQVVQMDPAFLERSVNEGFSGGEKKRNEILQMALLEPVVAILDETDSGLDIDALRIVAAGVNQLAGPDNATLLITHYQRLLDEITPDYVHVMAAGRILRTGGRELALELEQTGYDWVDRELAAQGVA
- a CDS encoding ferredoxin-thioredoxin reductase catalytic domain-containing protein; the protein is MTDPSAGNPEPTAESLEVIRKFAETYAQRTGTYFCSDPGVTAVVLKGLARHKDELGGALCPCRHYEDKEAEVSQAFWNCPCVPMRERKECHCMLFLTEDNPFRGDAQTISTEEIHASAG
- a CDS encoding trans-aconitate 2-methyltransferase, whose product is MDLFSQQWASYRAVVEHDLMGHRAVAATTAATLELWFAARPEGARAPRMVDLGCGDLALLAPLLHRLPLSSYTGLDLTAEVLPLAQQALGEVSYPCRWVEGDLLGWANDSASDDEEPVDILHSAFAIHHLSDQEKETLLQRLRTRIAPGGLFLWVDVFREPGESRNAYVQRYLHRIASSWPQLSAQQQEHVCHHLATYDNPADRGTIEAKAIAAGWQWRWAWNSTHQAEAMAVLTPA
- the sufB gene encoding Fe-S cluster assembly protein SufB, which produces MTSVSTRDLVSQPYKYGFVTDIATDKIAKGLSEDVVRLISAKKGEPEFLLDFRLKAYRHWLTLEEPDWAALGYPAIDYQDIVYYAAPKQPQEKKASLDEVDPKLLETFEKLGIPLNEQKRLSNVAVDAVFDSVSIATTYKEKLAEHGVVFCSFAEAVKEHPELIARYLGTVVSSNDNYFAALNSAVFSDGSFVFIPKGVECPMELSTYFRINSGDTGQFERTLIVAEEGASVSYLEGCTAPMFDTNQLHAAVVELVALDDASIKYSTVQNWYAGDENGVGGIYNFVTKRGQCRGARSRISWTQVETGSAITWKYPSCVLQGADSVGEFYSVALTNNCQQADTGTKMVHVGPRTRSTIVSKGISAGRSSNSYRGLVQMAPSAKGARNYSQCDSMLIGDQAAANTYPYIRSQQPQAAIEHEASTCRISEDQLFYLQSRGIGFEEAVSMMVSGFCRDVFNQLPMEFAAEADKLLALKLEGSVG
- a CDS encoding class I fructose-bisphosphate aldolase, translating into MAIANRSAAEWLGPEAELILQAPAKVDQKRLHLPGPEVVDRFALSDRSPQVLRSLQQLYGSGRLANTGYLSILPVDQGIEHSAAHSFAPNPDYFDSEAIVELAVEAGCNAVCSTLGVLGSVARRWAHRIPFMVKLNHNQLLTAPNVHEQILFASVDQAWDMGAVAVGATIYFGSDDCNRELQQIAALFEHAHDRGLATVLWCYLRNPIFKQPEADYHLSADLTGQAVHLGVTIGADIIKQKLPANNGGYPAVAKALGQSFGMTDDRIYSELCSDNPVDLCRYQVLNCYAGRIGLINSGGASGSDDLHEAIRTAVINKRAGGSGLIMGRKAFQKPRGEGVSLIQAVQDVYLSPEVTIA
- a CDS encoding SufD family Fe-S cluster assembly protein translates to MSRTVLAPVQQRGREALARMGLPTRREEAWRLTDLKRLEALTRLPLSASPAPTAWPAPAPAVLRLVLDGVGDPLEGVSLPEGVRVLQPAELEQALGHTLDRCACAADWPVEFNHASAGQVLALGIRGAVPPLELVMAGGDGLTATRVLLLLEEKAELELLQVCPGAGATAHSHLLEVHLGQEATLRHGLIACADGSPSLLAHCAVEQEPRSSYAFTSVVKGWSFARQEPRVVQVDGAASTTLRGLAVTSEDQQLATHSAVRFNGPDGGLDQLHKCLVGGRSHAIFNGAIQVPREAQRTDAAQLSRNLLVSDRARIDTKPELEIVADDVRCAHGATVSQLQDDELFYLQSRGIAAADAAALLLRGYCQEVVDHLPAAASVWQVMDGLLAEVTS
- a CDS encoding SufS family cysteine desulfurase; amino-acid sequence: MIASADRSGVDASAQRVTPAIDLAERTRPDFPILAQATPDGTPLIYLDHAATSQKPRVVLEALQHYYSADNANVHRGAHQLSARATESFEAARTTTARFIAAASSREIVFTRNASEAINLVARTWGDTNLGEDDEVLLTVMEHHSNLVPWQLLAQRTGCVLRHVGLTESGSLDLEDLRAKLNERTRLVALVHISNTLGCCNPVPEVVALARQLGAKVLLDACQSLAHQPLDVGALGVDFLVGSSHKLCGPTGMGFLWAPEALLEAMPPFLGGGEMIQDVFLDHSTWAELPHKFEAGTPAIGEAIGMGAAITYLQSLGLETIQAWEAQLTRHLFRRLEAIDGVRILGPTPEQQPGRGALATFLVDGVHANDIAALLDCSGICIRSGHHCCQPLHRLYGVTASARASLSFTTTFAEIDRFAEELQSTIRFLREHS